A region of Tachyglossus aculeatus isolate mTacAcu1 chromosome X4, mTacAcu1.pri, whole genome shotgun sequence DNA encodes the following proteins:
- the LOC119947995 gene encoding heat shock cognate 71 kDa protein-like has product MSKGPSVGIDLGTTYSCVGVFQHGKVEIIANDQGNRNTPSYVVFTDTERLIGDAAKNQVAMNPTNTVCDAKRLIVRRFDDAVVQSDMKHWPFTVENDAGRPKVQVEYQGETKSFYTEEVPSMVLTKMKEIAEAYLGKTVTNAMVTVPTYFNESQRQATKDAGTIAGLNVLRIINEPTAAAIAYGLGKKVGAERNVFIFDLGGGTFDVSILTIGDGTFEVKSTAGDTQLGEEDFDNRMVNHFIAEFKRQHKKDISENKRAARRLRTACERANCTLSSSTQASIEIDSLYEGIDFYTSIT; this is encoded by the coding sequence ATGTCGAAGGGACCTTCAGTTGGCATTGATCTTGGCACCACTTACTCCTGCGTAGGAGTCTTCCAGCATGGAAAAGTGGAAATCATTGCCAATGACCAGGGAAATCGAAACACCCCCAGTTACGTCGTCTTCACAGACACAGAGCGTCTTATTGGAGATGCTGCAAAGAATCAAGTTGCGATGAACCCCACCAATACGGTTTGTGATGCCAAGCGTCTGATTGTCCGTCGATTTGATGATGCGGTTGtccagtcagatatgaagcattGGCCCTTCACAGtggaaaatgatgcaggcaggccAAAGGTCCAGGTGGAGTACCAAGGGGAGACCAAAAGCTTCTATACAGAAGAGGTGCCATCTATGGTCCTGACAAAGATGAAGGAAATTGCTGAAGCTTACCTTGGGAAGACAGTCACTAATGCTATGGTCACAGTCCCCACTTACTTCAATGAATCCCAACGTCAGGCGACCAAAGATGCTGGAACAATCGCTGGTCTCAATGTGCTCCGTATCATCAATGAGCCAACTGCCGCTGCTATTGCTTATGGCTTGGGCAAGAAGGTTGGTGCCGAGAGAAATGTGTTCATCTTTGACCTTGGAGGTGGTACCTTTgatgtctccatcctcaccattgGAGATGGGACCTTTGAAGTGAAGTCAACAGCTGGAGATACCCAGCTGGGTGAGGAGGACTTTGACAACCGCATGGTCAATCATTTCATTGCCGAGTTCAAGCGCCAGCACAAGAAGGACATCAGTGAGAACAAGCGTGCCGCCCGCCGCCTGCGTACCGCTTGTGAGCGAGCCAACTGCACCCTTTCCTCCAGCACCCAGGCCAGCATTGAGATTGATTCCCTCTACGAGGGCATCGACTTCTACACCTCCATTACGTGA